The DNA window TATCTGTCGCGCCCATTGTCGCTCGTAGGATTCCTTCTTCTGGCACACGGCCTGCCGCTGTAAAGATCGGCTTCACCAACGTCCAGGAGACCCAGGCCGCGCCCAGGCGTGCCATTCCAAATGCGAATCGCGACAATGCCGCATAGGCAAACAGGATGCCTCCCAGGCTCAGGGCCAATTGGGTGGTTGATAACTCCGCACTCAGAAAAGCCGGGACCAAGCTGGCTATTCCCACCAGCAGATAGCCGCGTGGCATGACGCTCGACAGCCACGCCGTTGTCTGGTCCATCCGCCGTGACAAGTTCAGATAGCCCACATTCTCGGTATCTTCCTCGACATGCCAATCTGCTGGCGGCTGCTGGGCCAGCCGTGTCCGGTGCCCTGTCATCTTCTCCACCAAGCGGTGCGTCAGCCGCAGCCGCTCGCTGGTCCAGGCTGCCCGCTGCCGTGTGTTCCAGGCCGCTACCAACAAGTTCGCTGCCACCCAGATCCCGAATCCTGCGACCGTCAGCCAGGGTGTGACGCCCTGCGACAGAATGCCTGCTGCAAACAACAGCTCCAAGAGCGCGAGCACCGTCAACATCCCACCGCCCACTGCACTTCGTTCAATGGACTCCGCCTCCATCGATTGGCTCAGCAGTTGTCCGGCGCCCATCCGCTTCATCAGGTCTGCGTCGATCGTCATCGCTCCTGCCAACAGGCGCTGCTTCAGCAAGCCTCCCAGGCCCACGGCGAAGGTTCCTTCCAGCCAGGTGCTGAGCGATCGCAAAGGCAGCGTTGTTGCCAGACATAGGGCCCAGGCCAGCACCCACCCACGATCGAGACGGCCGCTCAAGGCACCTTGTCCAATCGCGGCCCAGGCAAGCAACAGCATTCCGGTTGCCGCAATGTGGCAGAGCAACAGGCTGAGAAAGCGGCGCAACAGCCCGGTCTCTCGCATCTGCTTCCAGAAGCAGCCACCCGGCGGACGCGCGGCCCCCTCCACTTCCTGATCCACCCTGCCAGTTGGAGCAGGCAATGCGGCGATCGCCGCCTTTAGACGTGGCTCCACTGTTTGGCCCCCTCTTCTTGCAAGCGACCCTTCTCCAGACGCAAGCGGCGCCACATCTTGTGATTCCACAGATGGCGGCGCAGCATCTCCTCCTGGTCATAAAGCGCCCGGTAGCGTGAGCCCGCCTGCTCAAACAGCACCCGTGGATTCCCGTCTTCGAGAATCCTGCCTTCTTCCATCACCAGCACGCGCGAGAAGGCCATCGTGTCCACGACATCGTGTGTGATGCAAAACATCGTCGCCTGGGGGAATCGATTCCGCACCCGCCCGACAAAGTCCTGACGTTGTCTGCGATCGAGGCCGCGCGCCGGCTCATCGAGAATCGCCAGACGAACTCCGTCCCGAGCCATCGCCCGTCCCATGCGTACCCGTTGTCCCTCGCCACCCGACACCAGACGTCCGCCTTCTCCGAGCCTGGTTTGCAAGCCCTCGGGCAAGCGCTGCAATACGCTCGACAGTTCCGCATCCTCAACCGAGCGACCGATTCTCTCGCCCGCCGAGGCATCATTGCCATAACTAAGATTGGCAAACAGGCTGTCCTCAAAGAGCTGGACTTGCGGATCGATCCACGCCGTCTCACGGCGCAAGCGCGACAGCCGCTTCGCATCGAGAACTTCGCCATCCACCAGCACTCGCCCTGCCACCGGCTGATGCCAGCCGAGCAGCAATCCAACGAGAGAACTCTTTCCTGCGCCCGACAATCCCACCACGGCGACCTGTTCCCCCGGCGCCACCTGCAACGACACGCCATTCAGAATCGGATGCCCCGCGGCTGCGACGCGCACCTCTTCCAGTTCGATTGCGACACCGGTGGTCTTGCACTCTCCCGCCTCTGGCGCCGTTACTACTTCTTCTGGGGAACCGAGCGGTTCGAGAAAGCGCAGCATCGTATTGCGCAGCTCCGGATAGTTTCTGGCGAGGTTGGCGATCTGCTGTCCCAGCGCCGGAATCGCGAGCGCCCAATAGACGAGCAACAGCAATCCGGCGGGCTCGCTCGCTGCGGAGGCCTGGGTCCAAAGCAACCAGATCACCAAGGAAAAGACGCTCCACAACTGCAGCGCTTCGGCCTGCACCAGAAAGCGGAGCTGCCGGATTCCTGCCCGGCTCCACTGCGCCAACTGCCGCGCTTGCGCCCGGCGGAGTGTTCCTTCGGCCGCATGTGCCTGGATCGCAGTCACACCGAGCAGTGCATCCAGATAGAAGCGGCTCAGCGATCCTGTCAACTCCCGCACCCGCATGTCCCGCTCCTGCATCCCCGCCTGGCAGAACAACGGAACGCCTACCGCAGCGATGGCGGCAAGACCAGCGGGCAGCCAGGCCTGCGGAAAGAAGTAGCCAATTCCCAGTACGGTGAAGCCCAGTGCAAACACAAGCTTTGCCAATTGCGCGGCGAGTTCGGGCAACTGCCGCAGCATCTGGATCGAATGCGCCCGATAGGCCATATCCGACACCAGACGCGACTGGAAGTAGCGATCCCCGAGCAGCGGAATTTTCGAGAGAAACTGCATGCGCAAGCGACTCTCCAGTTGTCGCCCGAGACGCAGTAAACTCAATTCCGCCGGCCACTCCAGCAACAGCAACCCGCAAAGGAATCCCGCAACAAGGCCAAGTGCCGCGATCCTCTGGCCGCTCAACGTCAAATGTTTCGCCAGGTCGAACAGGCTGCGAAACAAGAGCGCTTCTACGACTGTTCCCGCCGCTGCGGCAAACAGCGCGAGCAGCAACAGGGCCGCGATTGCCCAGCCCGCCTCCCGCAGCGTGCGCCACAAGTGCAAGCCCGGTTGCGGCGGAGCTTCTGTCAGACTCAAGCGCAGTGCCTCCGGCAATGCTGTGATGTCCGCCTCCCCACACCCGGCTGCTTGCAAAAGCACCGCGCCCCGCAACCGCACCTGCGATTCGTCTCCTTCCACGGGACAAATCGACCAGTAGCGATCGGGAATCTCTCCCGGCTCCTGGCGCAATGCTGCCAGCGTCGCCGCTACTTCGCGATGGGCAATCTTGCGCTCGGCGACCAGCGCTTCGGTCAGGCGCAAGGCCGCATCGAGTGCGGCAAGGTCTTCCCACTGCGGCTGCGGCACTCCCAACGCCCGGCATCTCCGCGCCAGCGTTTTCTGATAGGTTTCAGACTCCGCCCAGCCCAGCCATGCCTCCCGTGGAATCGCCTGCTCATGCAGAAACAAGGAAGCAAGAAAATGTTCCCGCTTCATCCACAGGCGCCCCACCGATGGGTCCATCAACTGGACATAAGGGCCGTGTACCCGCCATAGCACCACAAAGTGCGTCGAGCCTCCCGCCAGCCGGGTGACCACGATCGCAGGCAGGCAAGCACTCTCCGGCAGCAGCAGAAGATCGGGCGGCATCATCATCTGCGTCACTTCCATCCCGAGCCGCTGCGCGGTCTCTTCCATCGTGTCGATCGACGTGCCATCGACATCGGTTTGGCAGGCCTCGCGCAGGCGGCCATAAGAGAGATAGCGATGGTAGCCCCCAAAGAGAGCCTTCAGCGATGCGGGCCCGCAATCCATTGAAGAGCTCTGGATCACCTCGGGCACAAACCACCGGCGGCTCATGGCCTTCCCAACTGCGGTGCGCTCAGCGCCTGCCCGGCACTGCGCAACAACAAAGCGGCCGGTGCAATGCGCTCTACTTCAATCTCCACCGCGCCGGGCATTCCATGTTCGAGAGGCATACGCAGTGTCTGGTCCGCATCGATATACAACTCGACGCGTACCTGCTGATCGCGAATCTCCTGCGCCACCCGCGATACTGTTGCCTGCACCGCACCAAACTCGGCCCAGGGAAACCCCTGCAGACGCATCCGCGCTTTCTGTCCCGCGCGGATGCGTCCGAACGCTGCGGGTGCGGGATAAACTCCGGCAATCATCAGAGCCCCGCTCGGGAGAATCGACCCCAGTTTTTCGCCCTCCTGCACCACCGCGCCCACTCGCAGGAGCAGGCTCTCGGCGAGCCTCCCTCCGATTGGCGCGCGTACCTTCTTGCGTTCGATCTCATAGCCCAGCTTCTCGATCGCCGCGCCGATTGTGCTTCGCTCGCTCTCGAGTTTGACGATCTCGGAGCGAATCCTCTCGATGCGCACATCGCGCTCGCGATCTTTTGTCGCCTGCTCCTGGGCCAGCCTGCCCGGCGCCGCTTCGAGTGTGACGACGCTGGCCCGTAAGCGCCGCAACTCCGCTGCGCTCCGGTCCAGATCCCGTGCCGCCACCAGCCCAGCCACGCTCAGCTTCTGCGTCCGCTTCCATTCGTCTTCGGCAAACTGCATTGCGGCCTCGGCCTCCCGAATGCGGCTCTGCGCCTCCACTCCGAGCGATTTCGCGCTCCGCTGTTCTGCCTCGCGCGCGGCCTCTTCGGCCTGCAACTGGTTGCGCAGCCGCGCGATCTCCGGGGCAAGCCCAATTGCTCGTACCTGTTCCTGCCGCATTTGCAATTGGTCCGGCGCGGCATCGATTTCCACCATCACCTCGCCCTGCTTCACCAACTGCCCGGCGCGCAGGCTGGTCTTGACCACCCGGCCGGCAAAGGGAGCTTGCACAGGATAGGTGGAGGCATCGAGCTCGAGACGCGCCTCGCTGCTCACTTCATAGAGCGACACCGGAATTTGTGTCGCCCACCACATCCATCCCCCGAGCAACGCCAGTCCTGTCGCAATCGCCAGCACGCTCCCCCCGCTGCGTTCCTGCAGGAGTGCGAGATAGGTTTTGCTGAAGGCCGTCATGGATTCTCAAAAGGACATGCGCGATTTGAGAAAGAAATCGATCATCGCCTCTCGGGTTTTTGTGCGAAAGCTCGTCTATCCCCAATCAGACGAATCACTTACACCGTTCTTTCGGCCTACAGCAATCCAGTCTCCAATCGAGGATCGCTCCCGGGAAAAACTCATTCCCTTGCTATTCTTGAATCGGAAAGATGCTTTCGCCCCGATTAGATGTCCGAGTCTCGCAAAAGCAGACACTGACCCCTGGCCTGGTCCAGTTGGTGACAGTCCTCCAACTGAATCGGCTGGAGCTGCGCGACATGATCACGCAGGAACTGGTGGCCAATCCGTTTCTTGATGAGACCGAAGGCGAAGAGCTCACCCCCCAGGAAATCCAGACTCTCCTCGAAGCCGAACGCATCAGCGACCCGAGCGATCAAGCGGTCATGGAAATGCTCGAAACGCCGCCCGCTGCTTCCTATGAAGCGGAAGGCGAGTACGAAAGCCGGGCTGCTGAAGCCGCCCAGGACAACCCGAATGCGGTCGAAGAAGCCCCCAAAGCCGCCGATCCTTTCGATGAAATCGATTTCGGCTCTTACTTTGACGAGTATCTCGACCCCGGCCACAAAACACCCGCGGGCGAAGTTTCTGAGAAGGCCTCTTTTGAGACTTTCCTGAGTTCTCCCGTCACTTTGGCGAGCCATCTGACTTCGCAACTGAGCCTGATTCTGATGAACGACTCGGAGCGCGAAGCTGCCGAGGCAATCATCGGCAACCTCGACGAGAACGGCTATCTGCTCGAGCCGCTCGAAGAAATCGGCCGCTCCGAAGGTCTGACTTTCGACGACATGGAAGATGGTCTCGAGATTGTCCAGAGCCTCGACCCGGCAGGCATCGGTGCGCGCGACATGCGCGAATGCCTCATGCTGCAGCTCAAGAGCAATGGAGCCAAGGGCGGCGTTGCCTGGCAGATTGTCAGCGACCATATGCGCCTGCTTGAGCGCCGTGAGTTCAAAGAGATTGCAAAGCTTCTGGGACGTCCGCAGGAGCATATCGACATTGCGCTCCAGGTGATCCGCAAGCTCGACCCGCACCCTGGCCTTCGTTATTCCAGCCAGGCACCCCAAACCGTCGAGCCCGACGTCTACATCTTTAAGGAAGGCGAAGACTACCTGATCCAGCTCAACGACGAGGACATGCCGCAGATCCGCCTGAATCCGGGCTATCGCCGGATGCTCGACAAGGATCAGGCGCCGGAGAAAGACGTTCGCAACTACATCCGCGAACGTTATTCGAGCGCGCTCATGCTCATGAAGAACATTGAGCAGCGGCGTCAGACCATTCTCAAGGTCTGCCAGTGTGTCGTTGAACGCCAGCGGGACTTTCTCGAGGATGGTCTGGATTTCATCCAGCCGATGATGATCAAAGATCTTGCTGAAGAGATTGGCGTTCATCCGTCCACCGTTAGCCGCGCTGTCGCCGGCAAGTACGTCCACACGCCGCAAGGTGTCTTCGAACTCCGATTTTTCTTCTCAGAAGCCGTCCAGGGCCCTGCGGGCGCTGGCACCGCGTTGCTCGTTCTCAAAAGAAAGGTGAAGAAGATGATCGAGGACGAAGACTCCGCGCACCCCCTCACCGACGACCAGATCACCGCACGTCTCAACGACGAAGGTATCCAGGTCACACGCCGTACCGTGGCCAAATACCGCGAAGATCTCAAGATCCCTTCAACGCACCATCGGCGCGTTAAGAAATAGAGACAGCCCAGTATGAAGACTCACTACACCGGAAAACTCGAGCCGCTCACGAAGGAGCAGCAGAAGAATCTCGACACTCACTTCGCCAAAATTGGCAAGCTTGTCGACCGAAAGGGAGAACGCGAAGCGCACATCGTGCTCACCAGTGTCCGCTTCAGTAAAAAAGCCGAAGTCACGATGAACTACTACGGCAAGCAGGCTTGCGGCACGGCCACGCATAAAGATCAGTTCCTGGCTCTCCTGGCTGCGATCAGCAAGCTGGAGATCCAGATGCAGAAGCTGCACAGTAAGTGGTCCGACGCCAAGCGCCACGGTGACGGCATGAACGGCAAAAAGAGTCCCGTTCCCAGCGCGCCTGCGGCTCCTGAACCGAAGGCGAAGAAGACCAACGGGGCCGCCACCAGCTACGGCCCGGCCAAGATCCAGCGCAGCGCAAAGCCCCTTACTCTGGAAGAAGCCCCGCTTGCGCTGAAGGCCTCTTCCACCTATCTTCTGTTTGAAGAAACTTCTTCCGGCCAGGTCTACATCATTGCTCGCCGTGCCGACGGCGGCCTGGACCTCATTGAAGCCAGATAGCTGTGCATCCCGGTTCCCGGCAGTCTGAACTCGTTATCATTACCGGCCTGAGCGGATCGGGCAAAGGCACTGTCCTCAAATGCTTTGAGGATATGGGCTATTACGCGGTCGACAATCTGCCGCTCGATCTGTTCCCGAAGTTTGCAGAACTCACCAAGGACGCGCCGAACATCCGGCGCGCCGCCTTGGTGGTGGATATCCGTGAAGGCGAAACGCTCAAACGTTTTCCTGCTCTTTATCAGGAAGTCTCTGCCAAGGTCCCCACCAAGCTCATCTTTCTGGATGCCGACGACAGCACGCTCGTCCGCCGCTTCTCAGAGACCCGCCGTCCCCACCCGCTCGGCAAGAGCCGCTCAGTCCTCAAAAATGTACAGGCCGAACGCGCCCTGCTCGAGGAACTGCGCTCTCTTTCCACCATCGCCCTCAACACCAGTAAATTCAACGGCCATGAGTTGCGCGCCCTCATTGAGGAGCAGTTTCTCAACTCTGATTCCGAACCGCGCCTCGCGATTCATGTTTCGAGCTTCGGTTTTCGCCACGGCATCCAGCAGGATGCGGATCTTGTTTTCGACGTCCGTTTTCTGCCCAATCCCAACTACATCCCCGAATTCAAACCCTTCACCGGCAGGCACCCTAGCGTCGCCCGTTATATTCGCAGCTTCCCGCAAACCCAGGAATTCCTCACCAAGGTCTGCGACATGCTGTCCTACCTGTTGCCGCACTACATCAAAGAAGGTAAAAGCTATCTCACCATTGCTTTTGGCTGCACCGGCGGCCAGCATCGGAGTGTCATGATTGCCGAGGAAGTCTCCAAGCGCCTCAAGCGGGAAGGCTACCCCATCAAAGTCCAGCACCGCGATAGCCCCTCGAAGTCCGGCAAAAAGAGTGTCTAGACAACTCAGCCTCATCTTCCTTCTGGTCTTTGCGGTGCGGCTGACCAACTTCCGCATCCTCTGGATCGAAGAAGCTTATCCGATGACCGCTGCCATCCAGATGCTGCACGGCCGTCTTCCTTATCTCGATTTCTGGTTCGACAAGCCGCCTCTCAGCGCCGTCTTTTATCTGCTTTGGGGCGCTCTACCCGGCTGGCTGCTTCGCTTCGCCGGCTCTGTTTATGTCACTGGTTGTGCGGCGCTTGCCTACCAGTTGGGTGGCCGCTACGCAGCCTGGCTGCTGGCCGTCTACCTTAGTTTCGGTATCCCCTCGGCGGTGATGGCTCTGGCCCCAGACCTGCTGCTTGTCGCCCCCCATCTTGCCGCCATCTGGCTCGCCCAGACGGGACGGCCCTGGCTGGCCGGGCTCAGCTGTGGCCTTGCGCTTTTGATCCACACCAAAGGGGTCTTCGTGCTCCTCGCGGCTTTGCTCTGGTCGCCAAACTGGCGTACTCTCGCCGGCTTTGCTGCCCTCCTGCCCATCCACGCCGTCTTCGGAGCCGCCTACTGGCAACAGGTCTGGTGGTGGGGGAACGTTTACTCGTCCCATACTTTTGTCACCAAACCTGTCCTCGAGTTTGTACGCCGTACCGGCAACTGGATCGGCTTTCAGAGCGCGGCTGTCCTTGCGACCTTTCTCGACTACCGTCGCCTGGACTGGCGCAATTGGGCCTGGCTTGCGATTGCGCTGGTCAGCGTCTGCACCGGTCTGCGCTTCTTTCCGCGCTACTACTTCTTCCTGCTGGTCCCGATTGTCGTTCTTGCCGGACGCAGCCTGGAACAACTGCCTAAAGCCTGGCGCATCGCGAGCCTTGCCCTGCTTCTGATCCCCATCCTTCGCTTCGCCCCCCGCGACATCCAGCTTGCGCGCGGCGATGAGCATTGGGGCGATCTTGCCCTTTTCCACGATAGCCAGGAGATCGCCCAGGTCATTCGCGACCGGGCCAAGCCCGAAGATACCCTCTTTGTCTGGGGCTATCGTCCCGATATCGACGCACTCTCCCGTCTCAAGGGCGGCACACCCTTTCTTGAAAGCCAACCCCTCACCTGCATCTTCGCTGACCGCCACCTCCGCGAATTCAAACCGATGCAGAATCTTGGTTGTGAAGCCCGGGTCCGCGAGCTCGACCGCTACCAGCCCACCTGGATCGTCGATGGGTTAGGCCCTTCAAACCCCCGCTTCCGTGTCGAATCCTACTACTCCCTCCGCGGCTATGAACTCAGCACCCGCACCCCGAGCGCCTATCTCTATCACCTCGTCATCCCCCGCGACCAGCAGCTCGACGCCGCTGTCCGTATTTCTCCCTAGAGACAATTTCGCGAATCGCTGCAATCGGCCTGTCCAAGCACTCTTCACCCGTCAATTTTCTCAACTCCCAACTTACCGCCGCTCCAGCACTGAAATTTGACCCAAAGGATGGTATTGTGAGTACCGGTACTTTGGCGTCTGGGCTAGATGGAAAGCCTGGGCTAAAGCCTCTGCTGCCGTATTGGCAGTTCCATAAAAAAAATCTGAACCATAAATCATGAAATATTTCATTCTCCCTGTACTCACTCTGCTCGCTCTCTTGCCCCAGCATTCTTCTGCTACGCCACTCGCGGGTTCTTTCTACGGAGACACTACGAATGGCCCAGTCTGGAGTGCCAATGACCCGGGTGGAAATGCCGTTCCGTTCAATATCCTCCGTGTGAGCGTCAGCGGATCAGACCCCGAATACGTATACGACTGGGAGTTCACGGCCAACTTTGACGCATATGCATTTTTCTATTTGTCGCTTCCAGATATGAATAACCCTTTGCAGGGTTTATTGACTGTGGTAAATACCGGTATTTATCAAAATGGAACTATGAATCCTGGTGTTGATCTTTACTTCTTGATTTCTGGTTTTCTTAATGAAGAATATGGAGCCTACGGTTTGGAGTTCACTGGCAGCCAG is part of the Bryobacter aggregatus MPL3 genome and encodes:
- a CDS encoding ATP-binding cassette domain-containing protein, coding for MSRRWFVPEVIQSSSMDCGPASLKALFGGYHRYLSYGRLREACQTDVDGTSIDTMEETAQRLGMEVTQMMMPPDLLLLPESACLPAIVVTRLAGGSTHFVVLWRVHGPYVQLMDPSVGRLWMKREHFLASLFLHEQAIPREAWLGWAESETYQKTLARRCRALGVPQPQWEDLAALDAALRLTEALVAERKIAHREVAATLAALRQEPGEIPDRYWSICPVEGDESQVRLRGAVLLQAAGCGEADITALPEALRLSLTEAPPQPGLHLWRTLREAGWAIAALLLLALFAAAAGTVVEALLFRSLFDLAKHLTLSGQRIAALGLVAGFLCGLLLLEWPAELSLLRLGRQLESRLRMQFLSKIPLLGDRYFQSRLVSDMAYRAHSIQMLRQLPELAAQLAKLVFALGFTVLGIGYFFPQAWLPAGLAAIAAVGVPLFCQAGMQERDMRVRELTGSLSRFYLDALLGVTAIQAHAAEGTLRRAQARQLAQWSRAGIRQLRFLVQAEALQLWSVFSLVIWLLWTQASAASEPAGLLLLVYWALAIPALGQQIANLARNYPELRNTMLRFLEPLGSPEEVVTAPEAGECKTTGVAIELEEVRVAAAGHPILNGVSLQVAPGEQVAVVGLSGAGKSSLVGLLLGWHQPVAGRVLVDGEVLDAKRLSRLRRETAWIDPQVQLFEDSLFANLSYGNDASAGERIGRSVEDAELSSVLQRLPEGLQTRLGEGGRLVSGGEGQRVRMGRAMARDGVRLAILDEPARGLDRRQRQDFVGRVRNRFPQATMFCITHDVVDTMAFSRVLVMEEGRILEDGNPRVLFEQAGSRYRALYDQEEMLRRHLWNHKMWRRLRLEKGRLQEEGAKQWSHV
- the rapZ gene encoding RNase adapter RapZ; the encoded protein is MHPGSRQSELVIITGLSGSGKGTVLKCFEDMGYYAVDNLPLDLFPKFAELTKDAPNIRRAALVVDIREGETLKRFPALYQEVSAKVPTKLIFLDADDSTLVRRFSETRRPHPLGKSRSVLKNVQAERALLEELRSLSTIALNTSKFNGHELRALIEEQFLNSDSEPRLAIHVSSFGFRHGIQQDADLVFDVRFLPNPNYIPEFKPFTGRHPSVARYIRSFPQTQEFLTKVCDMLSYLLPHYIKEGKSYLTIAFGCTGGQHRSVMIAEEVSKRLKREGYPIKVQHRDSPSKSGKKSV
- the rpoN gene encoding RNA polymerase factor sigma-54, which codes for MLSPRLDVRVSQKQTLTPGLVQLVTVLQLNRLELRDMITQELVANPFLDETEGEELTPQEIQTLLEAERISDPSDQAVMEMLETPPAASYEAEGEYESRAAEAAQDNPNAVEEAPKAADPFDEIDFGSYFDEYLDPGHKTPAGEVSEKASFETFLSSPVTLASHLTSQLSLILMNDSEREAAEAIIGNLDENGYLLEPLEEIGRSEGLTFDDMEDGLEIVQSLDPAGIGARDMRECLMLQLKSNGAKGGVAWQIVSDHMRLLERREFKEIAKLLGRPQEHIDIALQVIRKLDPHPGLRYSSQAPQTVEPDVYIFKEGEDYLIQLNDEDMPQIRLNPGYRRMLDKDQAPEKDVRNYIRERYSSALMLMKNIEQRRQTILKVCQCVVERQRDFLEDGLDFIQPMMIKDLAEEIGVHPSTVSRAVAGKYVHTPQGVFELRFFFSEAVQGPAGAGTALLVLKRKVKKMIEDEDSAHPLTDDQITARLNDEGIQVTRRTVAKYREDLKIPSTHHRRVKK
- a CDS encoding PEP-CTERM sorting domain-containing protein — protein: MKYFILPVLTLLALLPQHSSATPLAGSFYGDTTNGPVWSANDPGGNAVPFNILRVSVSGSDPEYVYDWEFTANFDAYAFFYLSLPDMNNPLQGLLTVVNTGIYQNGTMNPGVDLYFLISGFLNEEYGAYGLEFTGSQPLSITDVTPYDTSAVPEPSTAALVALGIGGVLYRFRRR
- a CDS encoding HlyD family secretion protein, producing the protein MTAFSKTYLALLQERSGGSVLAIATGLALLGGWMWWATQIPVSLYEVSSEARLELDASTYPVQAPFAGRVVKTSLRAGQLVKQGEVMVEIDAAPDQLQMRQEQVRAIGLAPEIARLRNQLQAEEAAREAEQRSAKSLGVEAQSRIREAEAAMQFAEDEWKRTQKLSVAGLVAARDLDRSAAELRRLRASVVTLEAAPGRLAQEQATKDRERDVRIERIRSEIVKLESERSTIGAAIEKLGYEIERKKVRAPIGGRLAESLLLRVGAVVQEGEKLGSILPSGALMIAGVYPAPAAFGRIRAGQKARMRLQGFPWAEFGAVQATVSRVAQEIRDQQVRVELYIDADQTLRMPLEHGMPGAVEIEVERIAPAALLLRSAGQALSAPQLGRP
- a CDS encoding HPF/RaiA family ribosome-associated protein codes for the protein MKTHYTGKLEPLTKEQQKNLDTHFAKIGKLVDRKGEREAHIVLTSVRFSKKAEVTMNYYGKQACGTATHKDQFLALLAAISKLEIQMQKLHSKWSDAKRHGDGMNGKKSPVPSAPAAPEPKAKKTNGAATSYGPAKIQRSAKPLTLEEAPLALKASSTYLLFEETSSGQVYIIARRADGGLDLIEAR
- a CDS encoding ABC transporter ATP-binding protein; this translates as MEPRLKAAIAALPAPTGRVDQEVEGAARPPGGCFWKQMRETGLLRRFLSLLLCHIAATGMLLLAWAAIGQGALSGRLDRGWVLAWALCLATTLPLRSLSTWLEGTFAVGLGGLLKQRLLAGAMTIDADLMKRMGAGQLLSQSMEAESIERSAVGGGMLTVLALLELLFAAGILSQGVTPWLTVAGFGIWVAANLLVAAWNTRQRAAWTSERLRLTHRLVEKMTGHRTRLAQQPPADWHVEEDTENVGYLNLSRRMDQTTAWLSSVMPRGYLLVGIASLVPAFLSAELSTTQLALSLGGILFAYAALSRFAFGMARLGAAWVSWTLVKPIFTAAGRVPEEGILRATMGATDTVLDVQELMFTHAGRREPTLQGCSLTIRRGDFLLLEGGSGGGKSTLAAILAGLRPPQAGLLLASGLDRQTLGDAGWRQRIVTVPQFHENHLMAASFCFNLLLGRADPHTEQDKKEAWELCQELGLGPLLARMPSGMETMVGETGWQLSQGERSRLFLGRALLQGGDLVLLDESFAALDPDNMRQCLECVFQRAKTLLVIAHP
- a CDS encoding ArnT family glycosyltransferase; this encodes MSRQLSLIFLLVFAVRLTNFRILWIEEAYPMTAAIQMLHGRLPYLDFWFDKPPLSAVFYLLWGALPGWLLRFAGSVYVTGCAALAYQLGGRYAAWLLAVYLSFGIPSAVMALAPDLLLVAPHLAAIWLAQTGRPWLAGLSCGLALLIHTKGVFVLLAALLWSPNWRTLAGFAALLPIHAVFGAAYWQQVWWWGNVYSSHTFVTKPVLEFVRRTGNWIGFQSAAVLATFLDYRRLDWRNWAWLAIALVSVCTGLRFFPRYYFFLLVPIVVLAGRSLEQLPKAWRIASLALLLIPILRFAPRDIQLARGDEHWGDLALFHDSQEIAQVIRDRAKPEDTLFVWGYRPDIDALSRLKGGTPFLESQPLTCIFADRHLREFKPMQNLGCEARVRELDRYQPTWIVDGLGPSNPRFRVESYYSLRGYELSTRTPSAYLYHLVIPRDQQLDAAVRISP